A stretch of Streptomyces vietnamensis DNA encodes these proteins:
- a CDS encoding WhiB family transcriptional regulator: protein MFHPDPSPWQASAACAGLSPSVVFARRAKEAAPALRACAGCPVRSECEAAVAPAESYFDGVCAGRLWRNGRPADARRVAKALGLKDTGHVAKPLGPKDARRTPEALATAGSGRRD, encoded by the coding sequence TTGTTCCATCCCGACCCGTCCCCCTGGCAGGCCTCCGCCGCGTGCGCCGGCCTCTCCCCGTCCGTCGTCTTCGCCCGCCGCGCCAAGGAGGCGGCCCCCGCCCTGCGGGCCTGCGCCGGCTGCCCCGTACGGAGCGAGTGCGAGGCGGCGGTGGCCCCGGCCGAGAGCTACTTCGACGGCGTCTGCGCGGGCCGCCTCTGGCGCAACGGCCGCCCGGCGGACGCCCGCCGCGTGGCGAAGGCGCTCGGCCTGAAGGACACCGGGCACGTGGCGAAGCCCCTCGGCCCGAAGGACGCCCGGCGCACGCCGGAGGCGCTCGCCACGGCGGGAAGCGGTCGCCGTGACTGA
- a CDS encoding helix-turn-helix domain-containing protein: MSTQGLDEFAGWVEGLMRQRGYDIDSPRGGGKSRIADEAGVHRAAVTRLLQRQSMPDLETMRRIAPLLGVSVRDMLIRSGRVTPEELPMAADLLPPSDWQPSMEDFARWLGVPDERMGVFVKVVNQFLEPDTDATPTGETPEPRRTARD; the protein is encoded by the coding sequence ATGAGCACTCAAGGGCTCGACGAGTTCGCAGGCTGGGTCGAAGGCCTGATGAGACAGCGGGGCTACGACATCGACAGCCCGCGCGGCGGCGGCAAGTCCCGGATCGCGGACGAGGCCGGCGTCCACCGCGCGGCCGTCACGCGCCTGTTGCAGCGGCAGAGCATGCCCGACCTGGAGACCATGCGCCGGATCGCCCCGCTGCTCGGCGTCTCCGTCCGCGACATGCTCATCCGGTCCGGCCGCGTGACCCCCGAGGAGCTCCCGATGGCGGCGGACCTGCTGCCGCCGAGCGACTGGCAGCCCTCCATGGAGGACTTCGCCCGCTGGCTGGGGGTGCCCGACGAGCGCATGGGCGTCTTCGTCAAGGTCGTGAACCAGTTCCTGGAGCCCGACACCGACGCGACACCCACCGGCGAGACCCCCGAACCCCGCCGCACCGCCCGGGACTGA